The stretch of DNA TGGCGCCCGCCGCGTGATAGGCGCGCGTATCCACATGCAGCACCTGGACATCGCCAAAGCCGCGCACCCCTTGGACGATCTTGGCGGCCGCGGCCAAATGCTCGTCCACCGTCCCGCAGAGCTCGCCGCGTCTGGCCAGTGTTCCCGCAGGGTCTATTCCGAGGAAACCGCGCCGGTCCGCCGGGGCGATGTTGCGTGCCTCCCACAGATCCAGCATCAGCCCGCTGAGCTCGAGCGCCCTCGCACCTCCCTCAAGACGCACAGGCACCGCCTCGATCAACACGCCTTTCAGAACCGTGTCGAGATCACCTCGGCTCCACACATCGATGCCAGCTGCCTGCACATCCTCCGCAATGAGCAGATCAGCCGACCCTACGCCATTGGCAAGCCCCTCCAGCAGCGCCTTATTCGCCTGAACCGGGTCGTGGTCGGAAATCACCTGCCCCACGATCCAAGGCCTCGCGGACATAGTCAATGGCTGCGCTCCACGAGTGAAGGGCGCAATCCCGGGCCATTCCGGCGCAACCTTCACCCAAGGCCCGCCAAGCGGGTCGACCTCGAGCCCGTCATCGGTTTTCCACACCAGCCGCTTCTTGTAGTCCGCGCCCTTGAGTGTCGCCTCAACGCGCTTCAGCCACTCATCCCGGGTGGGAATAGGAAAATCGAGCTGGTCGAAGGAACCGGACATTGCACCGCCCTGTCTCTGGGGTCGTGGACCTATTTGACCCGTGGGTTATACAGCGGTGGCAGACATCGGCAAGACCCTGATGGCGCAATCAGGGCAGGCTTGACCCAAACCAGGCATCGAGATGCCCTCGCTTCATGAGCCGGCGCCTTGGGCGAGAAGCATACCGGCCTAATGCGTGATAACCGTCGGCAGCAGCTTTGCCTGCGCGATCCAGCTGGCCACCCGCTTTTCTCCTGGCGCCTCGCGCACGAGACGCTGCCGGGCATTCACCTCCTGCAAGGCAGCAGCCAGATTGCTGGCGTTCCGGTGGCGAAGATCCCTTACGGTATCCACGCCTGTCGCGCGCAGCAGCTCGCAATAATCATGGCCGACACCGCGAATACGCATGAGGTCAGCCGTGTTGACCCAATGCAGAATGAGCGCCTCGGAAATGCCGGTCTCAGTGGCCAGCTGCCGCCGTCCGCGCCGGTCTTTTGCCCTGTTTAGGAGAAGCTCGCGGTTTTTGATGCCGACCTCGCTGAGAGCAGCAAGAAACGGCTCGCCTATCCCATCCAGGCGCGCATTCGAACGCCCCATCTCCCCGCCCCTTTTCTTATCTTGGGCTTATTTTACTTGATTTAAAACGCCAATGCCGCTGCTCCGCAAATCCCTGGATGAGTTATTCACACGAATGCGGAAAGTCCCGGGATGGAGGATGCAACCTCTTTGACCAGCGGCTCCCCACATTTCGCCTTGGCATAGGCGAGAACTTCCTTCCCGAGTTCCTGGCTTTGCGCAGTATCAAGTCCTGCCGCTTTCAGCTTGCCGAGGGCCACCATGGGTCCGGCGATGGACGTCAGAGCTCCGAACAGCCCGCCCCGCCGCTCGCCATAGTGCTGAGCCAGGGCATCGGCACCCGGAAGCTGCTGGAACATCTCGCGCACCTTCGCCTTGTCCCCGTGCTGCTGAACGAGACCGAGCACGATCCCGATGGCGCGCTCTGCGAGCGCCCTGTCGATTCCCAGCCGGGTCGAGACCCTGTTGATCAGCTCTTCCATGTCAGCCTCTCCGCTTGCTGCCGTTTGACCACGGCCGAGGATTTTACCTGCCTTGCTTAATTCTGTATGACTTGAGCTGATGGCAGCAGTGCTCGGCGCACAGTTTTGTAACACGTTTGCCAGAGCATCGGGCGCCAACGATCTGATCGCAATAAGGGCTGTGCAAAAATGGTAGCTGCTGCTGATTCGGTCTTCATTGGACAGAGCATCCATCCCGAGAATCTACTGCTGCGCTTCGGCAACCGGCACGGGCTGATCACGGGCGCAACCGGCACCGGCAAGACCGTCACCCTGCAGATCATGGCTGAGGGCTTCTCCAAGGCGGGGGTCCCCGTCTTCGCCGCCGACGTTAAAGGCGATCTCTCCGGCATTGCCGAACCCGGCGCCCCCAATGACGCCCTTGTCGCGCGCGCCAAGCAGATCGGCATGGATGACTACGGGTTTGAAGCCTTTCCCACCATTTTCTGGGATCTCTATGGCGAACAGGGTCACCCCGTTCGCACCACCATGTCGGAAATGGGGCCGCTTCTTTTATCGCGCCTGATGAACCTGACCGAGGCGCAGGAAGGGGCGCTGAACATCGCCTTCCGCATTGCCGATCAGGAAGGCATGGCGCTTCTCGACATGAAGGATCTGCGCGCGATGCTGACGGATCTCGCCGGTCGTGCCGACGAGCTGCGTGCTGAATATGGCAACGTCACCGCCAGCACCATCGGTGCCATCCAGCGCCGTCTGCTCGTGCTCGAGCAGCAGGGGGCTGATCAGTTCTTCGGCGAGCCGGCGCTTTCGATCTCCGATCTCATGCGCACGACGCCCGATGGCCGGGGCTATGTCAGCATTCTTGCAGCCGACAAGCTGATGCAGGCGCCGGGCCTCTATGCCACCTTCCTGCTCTCCCTCATGTCGGAGCTGTTCGAGCAGCTGCCTGAAGTCGGTAATCCCGACAAGCCGAAGCTCGTCTTCTTCTTCGATGAGGCGCATCTGCTCTTCGATGAGGCACCTCCCGCACTCATTCAAAAAGTCGAGCAAGTGGTTCGGCTGATCCGTTCAAAGGGCGTGGGCATCTATTTCGTCACCCAGAACCCCATGGACGTGCCCGATACCGTGCTTGCCCAGCTCGGCAACCGCGTCCAGCATGCCCTGCGCGCCTACACGCCACGCGAGCAGAAGGCGGTCAAGGCGGCAGCCACGACCTTCCGTCAGAACCCCGACCTCGACACCGAGACCGCGATCACCCAGCTCGGCACCGGCGAGGCCCTCACATCCTTGCTTGACGACAAGGGCGTACCCTCGATGGTCCAGAAAACGTTGATCCGGCCGCCATCCTCCCGTCTTGGCCCCGTCACGCCGGATGAGCGCCGCAAGCTGATCTCCGCAAGCCCGGTCTATGGTATTTACGAGACACCGGTCGATCGTGAGTCGGCTTATGAGATCCTCACCAAACGGGCGCAGGAGAAGGCACAGCAGGCAGCCACCGCCGCCCAGGAAGTTGCCGCCGCGAAACAACCGCAGAGCGCCGTAAGCAGCACCCTTGACACGATCACTCAGCGCATCGTCCGCAATGTGGCGAGCCAGGTCGGCACCCAGATCGGACGCGCATTGGTCCGCGGCATTCTGGGAAGTCTCACGGGTCGCCGCTAAAGCATTTTCGAGCGAAGTGGATACCGGTTCGCGTGAAGAAGATGCGACAACGCCCCGGATCAGCTCGCCGGCGGGCTCACCTTGATGGAGAATTGCGCGCCCCGTCCATCGGGACCGGGGCCCGCGGCCAGCCGCCCGCCGAGCTGTTGGGCCAGCACGCGCACCACCTTCATGCCCAGGCCGCTCTTCCGCCGCGGATCGAAGCCCTCGGCAAGGCCCGGCCCCTGATCCGTAACCGACAGGACATAGCCGTTATCCGGCGCGGCTTTGAGCGCCACCGTGATGCGGCCACCGCCATATTTGGCGGCATTGGTCACGAACTCGTTCACGATCAGGCCGATGGGGACGACCTGCTTGGCGGGAATATGGATCTCATCTCCCTCGACCGCGAGCTCGTTCAGCCGCAGCATCTCGGAAAGCCCGGCGCAGAGATTGCGCAGATAGGTGAGCGAGGGAACGTTCTGGATCGATGTATCGAGATAGAAATGGCGATGAACCTGCGCCACCGTCGACACCCGGCTGGCCGCGCTTCTGAGATGCTCGGCGGCTTGCGGATTGTCCACCGACCGGCTCTGCAGCAACAGGAGGCTTGAGACGAGCTGCAGGCTGTTCATGATCCTGTGGTCGGTCTCCTGCTTCATCAGCTCGGCGCGTTCGAGAGCCCGGTCCTTGTCGGCCATCACTTCCGCGACGCGCGCCACTGCGCTCTGTGCCAAACGGCGCAGCTCGAGTTGATCCATGACCATGGCCGCGAGTTCCTCAAGCAGGCTGAGCTCCTGCTCCGAGGCCCCACGCGGCTCACGATCCATGACACACAGGCACCCAAGCGCATGCCCATCCCGCGTGATCAGCGGCAGCCCGGCATAGAAGCGCACGCCCTCTGCGCCCGCGACCAGCGCATTGGTCGCGGCGATTGGGTTGTCCTGCGTATCGCCGATAACATGTGGTCCTCGGCCGAAGATTGCCGAGGCGCAAAGGCCAGGCTCGCGCCGGCTGTGTGTCAGGTCGAGCCCGTGCCGTCCCTTGAACCAGATCCAGCTGTCATCGACGATCGTCACCAGCGCCATAGGAGTTCCCGTCAGGCGCGCGGCCAAGCCGGCGATCCGATCCAGCGCCGGCTCGCTTGCCGAATCGAGAAGGTCGTAGCGTCTCACCACAGCCAGCCGATCGGCCTCGTTCTCGGGTATCGTGATCTGGCCCGGCACCACAGTCCGCGACGTTATGCAGTGCTCGCTCAGCGTCGGCCTCTCTGTCCTATAATGCTAGGCAGCTTCGTTTCTGAAGGACCCATGCGCTGCCGAAGCATTCCATGCCCAGCATACGCCTCAGACGCGGAATGCGCAGCAGAATATTGGACAACCGAAGAACAGCACAATTGAGGTGTTAAGAAGGCAGAAAGCTGGACCCCAGAGGCTCGTGACGGCCTGGCTAAGGAGAAGTCGGGCGCCTCATCGGAGAGGCGCCCGAGTCTTGATCGATCGTTTCTGAGCCCCAAACTGAGCCCGAATGGTCGGAGTGGCGTGATTCGAACACGCGACCCCCTCGTCCCGAACGAGGTGCGCTACCAGGCTGCGCTACACTCCGCCGATCGATGGCGGCTATATAGCGCCGTGCCGCGTGGATCGCAACCCGTCTGTCAAGGTCGGGTAAAATCGCATTCCCATGATTGCGTCACGGCGCGAGAATGATTATGGTCGCGCCCGTCTTTTGGGGCGTGGCCAAGCGGTAAGGCAACGGGTTTTGGTCCCGTGATCCCAGGTTCGAATCCTGGCGCCCCAGCCAATCATTCTCAGCCTGCTCGCGGTCTCGTGTCGTTCAGACGTCACTCCGTGACGAACCACGAATCCTGAGCCTGCCAATCGAGGCTCACCATCTCGCCCGGTGAGAATCGCGCCCGATTGCCCGGCACGATCGCGACCAGCGGCGCGCCATGGCACCCATCGAGCTGGTAGCGGACCGTCTGGCCCAGATAGATCACGTCGATCACCCTGGCCCGCAACGGCGATCCGCCCTCCGCTGGCTGAACCACCATGTTCTCCGGTCGCACGATCAAGCTGAGATCACCTGCTTGCACGCCCGCCGGCGGGCTGGGACACGGAATGGCAGTCCCCTCCCTCAGCTGCAGCCGGTATCCCTCGCCATGGCTCTCGGCCTTTCCCTTGAACACATTGGCGGTGCCCAGGAAATCCGCGACGAAGAGATTGGCGGGGCGCAGATAGGCATCTTCCGGTGTACCGATCTGCTGAATGCGCCCCTGGTCGAGGACGATCAGCCGATCGGAGAGCGAGAGCGCCTCCTCCTGGTCATGAGTGACCAGAACTGTGGTGATGCCGAGTGATTTCTGTAATTGCCGGAGTTCGACCTGTACCTGCTCGCGCAGCTTGCGGTCGAGTGCGCCCAAGGGCTCATCGAGAAGGAGGATCGAGGGCTGAAAGACAAAGGCTCGGGCAAGCGCAACCCGCTGCTGCTGGCCGCCTGACAATTGGGCGGGCTTGCGCTTTTCGAAGCCGACGAGGCGCACTTTATCGAGTGCCTCGGCCACGCGGCGCTCGATGTCGCCAGCGCTGAGCTTCCGCACCGTCAGGGGAAAGGCCACGTTGTCATAGACGGTCAGATGCGGAAACAGCGCGTAATTCTGAAACACCAGTCCGACATTGCGTTTACCCGAGGGCTCGAAGGTGACATCTCGGCCGCCGATAAGGATCTGCCCCGAGCTTGGTGCGGAAAGGCCCGCGATCAGGGTGAGCAGCGTGGTCTTGCCAGAACCGCTGGGCCCGAGGATCGTGACGAACTCGCCTTCACGGACCGACAGATTGATGTTCGCGCAGGCAACGAAGCTGCCATAGCTCTTCGAAATATCCACAAGCTGAATAGTACTCATCCGCAGCCCCCACCATCGATCCCCGTCCCGGCTCGCTGGGTTCTTCGTTCTCGCCTAAGTTGCGACCCCGGCTACTTTTTGTCGATCGCCAGCACGGTTGTTGTCAATCGATATCACCTATGACAAACTTCGCGCTTGAAGGGGTGATGAATATAACAAAGATCAAGAACACGCCTGCATCAATGACGCTTGAAATCGGCCAATTTATATTTCTAGAATTTGGCATTTACAGAATTACGGGAGTGAACGCCCCGCACAAATCTGCCATCTGACAATAATCACAAACAGAGGGAGTAAGACAGCATGAAAACCATCCTTCAGAACAGCCTCAGGAGTTTCGCCGCAGGGCTGCTGCTGATCTCCGCCTCGAGCTTCACAGCCGAGGCAGAGGTCAAGGAACTGCGCATGATCGAGGCCGGAGGCCTGTCCGGCGACTCAATCGAGAAGGGTTACATCGAGCCGTTCACCGCAAAGACGGGCATCAAGGTCACCCGCGAAAGCCCCGCAGGCCTGGGTAAGCTCAGGGCGATGGTCGAAGCGAAGAACCTCACCGCCGACGTGGTCGAGCTGAGCAGCGCCGAGCTCGAGCAGGCCAAGGCCCTTGGTCTCCTCGACAAGCTGGACTGGGATGCGATCAAGCCCGATCCGATCTTCCCCGAGGCGAAGATGGATGAGGGTCTCGGCTGGCAATATTACTCGACGATCCTGGCCTGGCGCGAGGATGCTAAGCCGATTTCGACCTGGGCGGAGTTCTGGGATGTGGAGAAATTTCCCGGCAAGCGCACCCTGCCCGACTATCCCGCCTATATTCTGCCCATGGCACTGATTGCCGACGGCGTTAAGCCGCAAGATCTTTACCCGCTGGATCTCGACCGCGCCTTCGCCAAGCTTGATCAGATCAAGGAACATGTTTCGGTCTGGTGGCAGGCCGGAGCCCAGCCCCCGCAATTGCTCAAGGACAACGAGGTTCAATATGCGGTGTCCTGGTCGGGCCGTGTGACCGATGCCGAGGGTATCGACTACACCTTCAATCAGGGCCAGCTTGATCTGACCTATTTCGCCGTCCCGAAGGGAATCGACCCCGAGCGCAAGGCTGCCGTGATGAAGCTCATGCATGAGATCACGGTCGCCAAGAACCAGGCGGCGGCAGCGCAAGTCGTGTCCTATACGGGTCCAAGCGAAGGTCTGGATCCTCTCCTGCCCAAGGACAGGCTCGACACCTATCCGACCGTGGCTAAGAACAAGAGCGTGCAATTCCTGATGGACCCGAAATGGTGGTATGATCACGCCGATGAAGTCGAGCAGCGCTGGCAGGAGTTCAAGCTCGGCCTCTGATTTGCCAATGCCCTGACCTCTAACTTGGGAGACGGCAGGTCGGAACCGCCGGGTCCAACCTGCCCTATGCATGGCATGACGGAATTGGCATCAGCGATACCGCGCGACAATGAGAGACGGGGGCTTCGCTTGCCGGGCGGCCTGCTGCAGGTCACACCAGCCGCGGTTTTCATCCTCCTGCTCTTCAACATTCCCCTTTTGCTCATGCTCTCCTGGTCGGTCGGCACGGGCGACGAGCCTTTGAAATATTTCGCCGCCCTGGCGCGCGGCTCCGTCTATATGAAGGTGCTCGGCAACACGATTTACATCGCGCTGCTGACGACCCTTGCCTGCTGCATCCTCGGCTATCCCCTGGCCTATTGGATGTGGAGCCTGAGCCCGCGCCGGCAGATGCTGGTGCTGGCACTGGTGGTGCTGACCTTCTGGATCAGCATCCTGGTGCGGACCTATTCCTGGATCGTCGTGCTCGGTAATGACGGCGTCGTCAATCGTGTGCTTCGCTGGCTTGGGATCACGGAAACCTCCGTGCCCTTTCTCTACAACCAGTTCGGCGTGATCGTCGGCACGACCAATGTCCTCTTGCCTTTCCTTGTCCTGCCCTTGTTTGCGGCGATGCTCAAGCTCGACCGACGGCTGCTGCAGGCGGCGGAATCCATGGGGGCCTCCCAGGCCACCATCTTCTTCCGGATCTTCCTGCCGCTGACGATCCCCGCCCTGGCGGCGGGCTCGATCCTGGTCTTCATCCTGACGCTCGGCTTTTTCATCACGCCTGCGATCCTTGGCGGCGGACGTGTACCGATGATCGCCAACATGCTCGATCTCCTGATCAACCGCATGCCGCGCTGGGAAACCGCGGCAGCGATCTCGACGGTGCTCCTCGTTCTCACCTTGCTGTTCTATGCAGCCTATCAGTGGATCGAGAAAAAGAGCCGCATCTGATCCTGCTGGAGCTTTCACATGGACAACCGATCGGCGCTCTCACGCTGGCTGATCAATCTGGTCGGCTTCTCGGTGCTGCTGTTCCTGTGCCTGCCGATTGCCATCGTCATTCCAATGTCCTTCTCGAGCGCCGACACGCTGGCCTTCCCGCCCCCGAGCCTGTCGCTGCGCTGGTATCACTCCTTCTTTGATGATCCCCGCTGGATCGAAGCCGCGCGGACGTCGCTGCTGGTGGCCTTTGCATCGAGCACGATCGCCGTTCTGTTCGGCAGTGCCGCGGCCTATGGCCTGGTGCGGGGGACTTTTCGTGGCCGGCGGGTTCTGGAAGCCAATTTCCTCGCCCCCATCATCGTCCCCCAGGTCATTACCGCCTTGGCCCTCTATATCTACCTGGCGAAATTCGGCCTGCTGGGTACCCTTGGCGGGCTCATCATCGGCCACACGATCCTGGGCCTTCCCTATGTGGTGTTGCTGATGATGGTCGCGATCCGCTCCTTCGATGTTCGGATCGAGCAGGCCGCCCTCAGCCTTGGTGCATCCTGGCAGGAAATGTTCCGCCGCGTGCTGATCCCCAACCTGATGCCGAGCCTACTCGCGGCCTGGATCTTTGCCTTCATCATCAGCTTCGACGAGGTGATCGTGACGATCTTCCTGTCGGGCGCACATGAGACCATTCCGAAGAAGATGTTCAACGAGCTCGTCCTGCGGGTCAATCCGACCATCACGGCGATCGCGACGTTGCTGATCGGCTTCACGGTGATCACCATGGGCCTCGCGGCCTGGCTGGCCAAGCGCGGCGGCGTTGCGGCCTTCGCACGCTAATTAATCTTGAGACGTGGCCGAAGAACAAGCATGAGCAATCCCTTCACGGGTGCGGCTCCGGCTGAGCCGGACGAATAGGCGGGCCGGAGCCGTCGTGGAACACGACACGCGCCGCGCCCGCGCGATCCTGTTGTTTTATTGATTGATCTCGGGCTCGACGAGCCTTGCCAGATTTTGCAGCGATTCCTGCCAGCCGAGATAACAGGCCTCAGGCGGAATGACATCCGGCACACCGGCCTGTTCGATATCGAGCTCGGTGCCGACCGAGACCTTCTTCAGCCTCACCGTGATCTGCATCTCGCCGGGCAGGTTGGGATCATCAAACTTGTCCGTATAGCGCAAGCATTCGCCGGGGACGAGTTCGACATACTCACCGCCAAAGCTGTGGCTGATGCCGGTTGTGAAGTTCCGGAAAGACATCTTGAACCGACCGCCCGCTTTCGGTTCGAGGTAATGCACCGTGCAGGTAAAGCCATTGGGCGGAAGCCATTTGGCCAGCGCATCAGCCTCCAGGAAAGCGCGATAGACCTTCTCCGGGCTGGTCGCCAGAACGCGGTGCAAACGTATTGTGCTGGGCATATCCCCTCCCCTTATGAATGGAACGGCACCTTTCGGCGCTCATTGGCTGGGCCGCGCTCCAAATGC from Rhodoligotrophos sp. CJ14 encodes:
- a CDS encoding DUF4332 domain-containing protein; amino-acid sequence: MGRSNARLDGIGEPFLAALSEVGIKNRELLLNRAKDRRGRRQLATETGISEALILHWVNTADLMRIRGVGHDYCELLRATGVDTVRDLRHRNASNLAAALQEVNARQRLVREAPGEKRVASWIAQAKLLPTVITH
- a CDS encoding DUF2780 domain-containing protein; the encoded protein is MDALSNEDRISSSYHFCTALIAIRSLAPDALANVLQNCAPSTAAISSSHTELSKAGKILGRGQTAASGEADMEELINRVSTRLGIDRALAERAIGIVLGLVQQHGDKAKVREMFQQLPGADALAQHYGERRGGLFGALTSIAGPMVALGKLKAAGLDTAQSQELGKEVLAYAKAKCGEPLVKEVASSIPGLSAFV
- a CDS encoding helicase HerA-like C-terminal domain-containing protein, whose amino-acid sequence is MVAAADSVFIGQSIHPENLLLRFGNRHGLITGATGTGKTVTLQIMAEGFSKAGVPVFAADVKGDLSGIAEPGAPNDALVARAKQIGMDDYGFEAFPTIFWDLYGEQGHPVRTTMSEMGPLLLSRLMNLTEAQEGALNIAFRIADQEGMALLDMKDLRAMLTDLAGRADELRAEYGNVTASTIGAIQRRLLVLEQQGADQFFGEPALSISDLMRTTPDGRGYVSILAADKLMQAPGLYATFLLSLMSELFEQLPEVGNPDKPKLVFFFDEAHLLFDEAPPALIQKVEQVVRLIRSKGVGIYFVTQNPMDVPDTVLAQLGNRVQHALRAYTPREQKAVKAAATTFRQNPDLDTETAITQLGTGEALTSLLDDKGVPSMVQKTLIRPPSSRLGPVTPDERRKLISASPVYGIYETPVDRESAYEILTKRAQEKAQQAATAAQEVAAAKQPQSAVSSTLDTITQRIVRNVASQVGTQIGRALVRGILGSLTGRR
- a CDS encoding histidine kinase dimerization/phosphoacceptor domain -containing protein; the protein is MPGQITIPENEADRLAVVRRYDLLDSASEPALDRIAGLAARLTGTPMALVTIVDDSWIWFKGRHGLDLTHSRREPGLCASAIFGRGPHVIGDTQDNPIAATNALVAGAEGVRFYAGLPLITRDGHALGCLCVMDREPRGASEQELSLLEELAAMVMDQLELRRLAQSAVARVAEVMADKDRALERAELMKQETDHRIMNSLQLVSSLLLLQSRSVDNPQAAEHLRSAASRVSTVAQVHRHFYLDTSIQNVPSLTYLRNLCAGLSEMLRLNELAVEGDEIHIPAKQVVPIGLIVNEFVTNAAKYGGGRITVALKAAPDNGYVLSVTDQGPGLAEGFDPRRKSGLGMKVVRVLAQQLGGRLAAGPGPDGRGAQFSIKVSPPAS
- a CDS encoding ABC transporter ATP-binding protein gives rise to the protein MSTIQLVDISKSYGSFVACANINLSVREGEFVTILGPSGSGKTTLLTLIAGLSAPSSGQILIGGRDVTFEPSGKRNVGLVFQNYALFPHLTVYDNVAFPLTVRKLSAGDIERRVAEALDKVRLVGFEKRKPAQLSGGQQQRVALARAFVFQPSILLLDEPLGALDRKLREQVQVELRQLQKSLGITTVLVTHDQEEALSLSDRLIVLDQGRIQQIGTPEDAYLRPANLFVADFLGTANVFKGKAESHGEGYRLQLREGTAIPCPSPPAGVQAGDLSLIVRPENMVVQPAEGGSPLRARVIDVIYLGQTVRYQLDGCHGAPLVAIVPGNRARFSPGEMVSLDWQAQDSWFVTE
- a CDS encoding ABC transporter substrate-binding protein, with the translated sequence MKTILQNSLRSFAAGLLLISASSFTAEAEVKELRMIEAGGLSGDSIEKGYIEPFTAKTGIKVTRESPAGLGKLRAMVEAKNLTADVVELSSAELEQAKALGLLDKLDWDAIKPDPIFPEAKMDEGLGWQYYSTILAWREDAKPISTWAEFWDVEKFPGKRTLPDYPAYILPMALIADGVKPQDLYPLDLDRAFAKLDQIKEHVSVWWQAGAQPPQLLKDNEVQYAVSWSGRVTDAEGIDYTFNQGQLDLTYFAVPKGIDPERKAAVMKLMHEITVAKNQAAAAQVVSYTGPSEGLDPLLPKDRLDTYPTVAKNKSVQFLMDPKWWYDHADEVEQRWQEFKLGL
- a CDS encoding ABC transporter permease, producing the protein MTELASAIPRDNERRGLRLPGGLLQVTPAAVFILLLFNIPLLLMLSWSVGTGDEPLKYFAALARGSVYMKVLGNTIYIALLTTLACCILGYPLAYWMWSLSPRRQMLVLALVVLTFWISILVRTYSWIVVLGNDGVVNRVLRWLGITETSVPFLYNQFGVIVGTTNVLLPFLVLPLFAAMLKLDRRLLQAAESMGASQATIFFRIFLPLTIPALAAGSILVFILTLGFFITPAILGGGRVPMIANMLDLLINRMPRWETAAAISTVLLVLTLLFYAAYQWIEKKSRI
- a CDS encoding ABC transporter permease, which produces MDNRSALSRWLINLVGFSVLLFLCLPIAIVIPMSFSSADTLAFPPPSLSLRWYHSFFDDPRWIEAARTSLLVAFASSTIAVLFGSAAAYGLVRGTFRGRRVLEANFLAPIIVPQVITALALYIYLAKFGLLGTLGGLIIGHTILGLPYVVLLMMVAIRSFDVRIEQAALSLGASWQEMFRRVLIPNLMPSLLAAWIFAFIISFDEVIVTIFLSGAHETIPKKMFNELVLRVNPTITAIATLLIGFTVITMGLAAWLAKRGGVAAFAR
- a CDS encoding SRPBCC family protein — translated: MPSTIRLHRVLATSPEKVYRAFLEADALAKWLPPNGFTCTVHYLEPKAGGRFKMSFRNFTTGISHSFGGEYVELVPGECLRYTDKFDDPNLPGEMQITVRLKKVSVGTELDIEQAGVPDVIPPEACYLGWQESLQNLARLVEPEINQ